CCTGCTGACACAGAGGACAGGATTGCGGGCACAGCCCAGACTTGGCTTCTCGCCTCTTGTGAAGGCACCGAGCAGCCAGGCTCCCCGACAGCCTCCCTGAGACTCGGCACTTACTCCAGCACTATTTAAATCTCTCTGTATGGTGTATTGCTTTGTTTCCTTCAAGCCTgtcatctctttcctctcacttCTCATTTGTCCGCCTCCCCTAGCCTAAAGGAGCAAGAACATGTATGCATCAGAAGATGTTCACCCGGGGCTGCAGACCTCAGCTTGATTCGGCTTCAGGCCAATCTGGAACCAaacccctcccctctccaaaGGTGAGGCAGATACCCAGGCGTCTTGATTTCTGGAGGCTTTAGgtagtttaaaaagtaaatatacataagCAAGGTTAACAAAACAGTCATGTGTTTCTAACCGTTTAACATCATAAATTAACATTTGAAGCTCCAAAATCTAAAGCAATACAACTGTGCAAAGCATAGGGTATTTacagtatttattaaacaaaataattcagagtACCTCTCAGGTGAGGTGGTCCTATTATGGGTCATGAAGAAAAGGTTATCtggtgaatatttttatgttttcagtccCCGGAGTATGTCCATGTGTGTATGTCATCTCATTTCAAACAGAAGGTTCACTGTGAAAATTCAAGGCGTACTGGGAATGTAAGTCTCTGCCCAcattgcttttccttcctttttttattcagACCTTCCTGAGACGCCCCTGATGTTGAATGAAAACTTTTaggcttgtttatttattttctagatttcttaAGATTCTCCAGCCAGTCCATTGTTCCAGACAAGGTTAAGAACTGCTTGTCTCAAAAAATAGCCTAACCTTTGAAACCCAGAGAAATAAACAGAACtcctcaatttttaaattcagaatctTCTTATTTAAACGGTAAGATCTTTTAGATTTGCGATTTTACTTACTACTGAAACTCTTTCAAATGACTtgccatttttttcaaatgtgtagtCATGAAATTCTTGTCTTGTGTATTTGCCTCCATTCCATCCTTATGCTAGAATACATGTGGTTTAAAGAAGGACATTGATCATACTGACTGGGCAGTAGTCTAAACGCCACCCTGCTGCTccacagctgtgtgaccttgtggaagttctttctgtctctggtcctcagattctatatctctGAGGTGGTAATTCCTATTTCTCAAGTTCCTCTGAGCTTTAAAAGGCTATGGTTTTTCTCATTCCTGTTCCCCACTCACTGCCATACTGTCCCCGGAATATTTTAACCCCTGGTCTCCAAAGTTATTGTCATGGTGTATTGGCCTATTCtgttagaaagaaaatcaagagttgcttaTTTTTAACTAGGACAAACTCAGTAGTTAACGGGCATAGACTcagactcatttttttccttgttctgttggcaactaaatttttattttgtcatcatGGTGAACATGTGTCTAACAATATTTAAACcaacataaaaactttaaagggaaaaaaaaatctaacttctGGCTCAGGTAAGTGGTCAGTTATAGACATGCACTGATAGTTTATGGACACTAGATGGCGATACAAGTGcatcaaagaataaacatttccTCGCTAGGTCCAGCATTAAAATCCCCATGATTGAGGCCAGAACAGGTTAATATATTAGTTAAAGGAACACAGTCAAATATAATCAGGTGTTGGAGTGTTAGCTAATACTCTGAATGTGTTCACTAACCTGATACTTATTGAGAGAAAAGAttattaaactagaaattaatttatCCTGCCGCTGAGTCTATCTTTAAGCTACTTCTTGGGGCAGGGCAAGAGTTGGCAATAAACACACAATCCCTTAAAATGCATCTAATTCATACTTTTGTCtccatttttggttttcatttttttaagatagcAATGATTTGGGATGGAGTTTGCCTCCCATCTATTATTCATAGATGAAATACTATATTCTGATTAGGAGTGTAAGTCCTAAGACACTggcattttaaaggagaaatggCCGACTTACTGTAAGCTGTTGGCTGGGCCATTATTGACTGGCAGGATCAACTGGAAGCACTTTGTTAGTCGATTAGGTTGCCCTAGAAATGCCTTCCTGAAACTATAATGATGCACTTAAGGAAGCCCTCTGGGACCGGAGTAAAATGTCTCTTAGCTGGGCGTGTCTTCCCCTGAAGTCCTCTTGGGATGAtttgggagggggctggggatgTCCGAAGAGATGCTCGGGAAAGAAACAGCCCCAGAAAAAGGTTGCAGGGAACAATTTCTTACAGGTAAGCTAAGATAATGACTTACTGATGTAAACTGTGGGCTTTCTGAGGGTTATCTGTGCCTCGTGCATTCTTTCCAATGAGCAGCTACAATTCCAGAGagattgcatttatttattcatgctgagggcggggggagggagaagaagagggaaaaaagaggggaTCCGAATGAGGATAGGGTTTAATCCcctttgattttaaagaaaagccaCTTTGTACTTTGAATGTTGGGGTTCATTCggtgtgctttcttttttcttaaaaaaaaaaaaaagctttagagGGGAAATTTGTCCTTCAGAAATTCCGTGCATGTGCAAAGATTTGTTTGTGGATTTTCAAATGCATAATCACTTGTGTTTGTCACCGCTGGGTTGGGGGGTTATTTCTGGGGAATGGTGTTGGCTGTTGGCGGCGGAGGTGtaaaggcaggaagagaaggtaAAGCGAAGCCCCTTTGCAAACTCCAGACTCGCGCACAGGACGCCCGGGGAAGTGGCTGCGCGGCGCCGCGTCCCCGCCCCGAGCCCGGAGCCTGGGAGTCGCGTGCCGCGGCCGGTGCGCGGCGTCCCCGTGCAGTGCTGGCGACCTGTCACCGAGGACGACGTGACTCGGAGCTGCCTCCGCTTTCTCCAAGCCGTATTCCTTTAAGATGATGTAATAGTCATTTCCCTGGATGGTATCTTGCCTGCACTGCTGAAACAACAGCATCCGAACTGCACTGGGAACTGTGGAACCACCCAGCTCGGCCGCCAGCCGGAGAAGCCCGAGCCCGagccccccgccgcccctccGCGCTGCGGCGGCCGGGCTCCAGCGGCTCGCGGCGCCTCCCACCTGCCTGCGAGCATGGGAGTCCGCTTGCCCTTGCCGGCAGGTGGGGTGGCTACCTGGGACCCCAGCGGGGCACATCTGCCCTTCTGCTCCTGGGCTTTCTGAAAAGCTTCTAAGTCCCAGTACCTCTTGCaactcttcttttgttttaaggatTCTTTCTAAAGGCTTCCCCCCGCCCCGCTTTTTAATGGAGAAGCTTTGGCTGGATATTTTTCTCTGCCTTGGTTCTTCAACCCAACCACCTCTCATCACGCTTTAACTTTTTTTGTGACTTGGTTCAACTTGAGATTGGGAGTGAATACAtacctatatacatacatacagctatacatttatataaatatatatagatagatagatattatttTCTAAGAGCACATCTCTCCTGCACTTTTCATTGATACCTCTGCCCTTTACCTCTTCGGGATTTGTCAAGCTCCAGACGGTGGCTGTGGATTCTGACTGCTTTGCAAATGGGTATTTCTTCACAGGAGCTGGGTTTCCAGCACTCACTAAGGTAAGTTCCGAGACTTCTTGCTTTTCCTGTTCAgcggggaggaaaaaaaaatccccttttaGAAGTTGAAAATCTTGTGTTCCTTTTTAAGGCggaaatacaaatagaaatatttttaatgctaattgCTGGGCACAGAGACCTATGGATAAACATGTAGACACAAAATAGCTTGAAAGAAGCCACAATTTAGTTGAAGAATGGCTGAAATCAGTAGTTCCAGGCTGCTTGTGTCAAATAGTCttaccctcccttcctccctccctctcttcttccctccctccctctccctccctttcctttctccagtGGTATCTCTTTTTCTGACTCATGCTGGGTTtgaggaaataattttctctcttttccttcaggCAGACCTCTGAGTAACTGGGGACTTGGCCTGCCTTGCCTACTGAGCTTGGGGCAGATCGGATGGAGATGAGTTGATTATATTCTATGAAGTAATAGCTCACCACCAGCCAGGGTTTAAACTACTTTTGCAGCATCACTTCACCTGTGGACTCTTCTAAATTTTGCTtgcttggggaaaaaaactggGGTAAGCGAGAAGGTCATTTTTAACAAGTTAGCATCCTTCTCCCTCTTTGACAAGTTGATGCAAAGGATAAGGCTGTGACTCCATTGGATTGCACCTTCaaatcaaaatagaagaagataaagaagaaagggaCAATGGCTTTGAGTGGAAACTGTAGTCGTTACTATCCTCGAGAACAAGGGGCTTCAGTTCCCAACTCCTTCCCTGAGGTCGTGGAGCTGAATGTTGGCGGTCAAGTTTATTTCACCCGCCATTCCACATTAGTAAGCATCCCTCATTCCTTCCTGTGGAAAATGTTTTCCCCAAAGAGAGACACGGCTAACGATCTAGCCAAGGACTCCAAAGGAAGGTTTTTCATTGACAGAGATGGGTTCCTGTTCCGTTACATTCTGGACTATCTCAGGGACAGGCAGGTGGTCCTGCCTGATCACTTTCCAGAACGGGGAAGACTGAAAAGGGAAGCTGAGTATTTCCAGCTCCCAGACTTGGTCAAACTCCTGACCCCCGATGAGATCAAGCAAAGCCCGGACGAATTCTGCCATAGTGACTTTGAAGATGCCTCCCAAGGAAGCGACCCGAGAATCTGCCCTCCTTCCTCAGTGCTCCCTGCCGACCGCAAGTGGGGCTTCATTACTGTGGGTTACAGGGGGTCCTGCACcatgggcagagaggggcaggcagaTGCCAAGTTTCGTAGGGTTCCCCGGATTTTGGTTTGTGGAAGGATTTCCTTGGCAAAAGAGGTCTTTGGAGAAACTTTGAATGAGAGCAGAGACCCGGACCGAGCCCCAGAAAGATACACCTCCAGATTTTATCTCAAATTCAAGCATCTGGAAAGGGCTTTTGATATGTTGTCAGAGTGTGGATTCCACATGGTGGCCTGTAACTCCTCGGTGACAGCATCTTTTGTCAACCAGTATACAGATGACAAGATCTGGTCAAGCTACACTGAATATGTCTTCTACCGTAAGTACAAAGGGTTCTGTTTTTCATCTGTACCAATTCTCTCTAGAGATGTTTATTGTCTGCATGTTCAGTCAGTGTCTAAGGAATATTATTtgcgtttgtttgtttgttttaaacttctGAGCTATAGCTAGAATGCTAGAGGCTGTCATTCAGGTCTCATGTCTTATCTAAGCAACTTTGATCTGTTTTGTCAATGACATCACAGACTATTCAGAGGCCTCAGAAATCATACGATGCAAATGACATTGGTTTAGGTGAAATGGGGAATGAAAGGAGACATGTGTGTCTGTTTGCCAGATACCGAGTTGTAAGGATAAGATGATGGTTAGAACTTGGCTGTTGGTCCACGGGAGACAGGCAGACTCAGAGTGAATGTGGTggttctgtccatttcttctaccGGAACTCTGGTATCTGTTAAGCCATTTGCCGGAGACTTGCTTTCATTAGGGGCTTTGAAAACACAAATGGATGTTATACCAAATGATGTGGTTTTGCTTAGATAGATGGCAGTATAGACTGATAAAAAGGCCCCCTATCTCCCGACTAAGTCTGAAACCTGCTTTTATAGGCTTTACAAATTCTATTTGATCCTTTAGCATTTTGTCCTGAGACTTGAGTTGCATGGCAGACTTCAGCGTACTGAACTTCGTCTAAGATCCATCTGAAAGGAACTAGATCCTTGAAAATTGTCAATCACAACCAAGTATCTTCAGAGAGCTGAGGTGAtagacacaaaaagaaatgggggaggggaaaggaatggAAACAATTGTTCTGGGGAAGCATTTTAAATAAGCACTTAGAGGCCAGTCCATTTGCTTAAATGATGACTTAAGGTACAGATTGCTTTGCTTTATGAAATGACATTGTTCTAAATACACTGTAAGCCTTGATCTCTGGAGGGAGAAGAGTAAATCAGTCTGTAAAGTTTAGTGCCTGATTTAACAGTTGGTTTTCAACAGGCCTGGGAGTTGGGTGAAGTGAATTCCATAAGAAATGTTTCCACATTAAAATTCGGTTTCCTCTAGTCTTATTTTAAGGCAAATCCATAAGTTTGGGagattaaaatgtctatttaaaaaaaacatgaaagtatGACTGAATTTCTTGGACTGATTTTTGCCTACAGTTGGGTTTATTCATgtggaggtggtgctgggagcCCTGGTAACGAGACCAGTGGCAAGCCGAGGTGCTCCGTGCTGGGCCATCATACGTTTGGTTTTTAGAAGTGAGGACACATGGATTGTATGAAAGGGAAGCCTGTGGGGAAAAATGAAATCAGCTATCAATTCAGGAATGTATTGATGTGCAATAACAAGGATTATTTGGTCCAACAAACCTATCAATGGCCTTTATCTGTAATCTATATCTTCCTCTATGCTAGAGTTCGGTCACCAGACACAGCTTTATTTCTTTGGGTGAATCTCCCCACTCATGTTGAGATAAGACTCTAGCTTTTTAGTCTTCTATAAAGGAATCTCACATTGTCTGTAATTCTATAGAACAAATATCAGTTCCAAACTTTTTGGAAAAATGCATCTTAGAAAGAGTCCAAAGCTAGGTTTGTGATATTTACCTTGTTCTCCAATTTCTGATATTTGAAAACAGCATCTTAAGAAGTGTTAGGCACGTGAGTGAAACACACCAACCATAACCACCTGAAAAAAGACCACATTAGATTTCTGTCACTTACTCATCTAAATGAGACCCAGAACCTGAAATGTGTGTGCCTGCTAGCTCAGTGACATTTGTGTGTTCATCAAAGACTCCTCCGTCTCACACTATGTCCTCTTTAAATCACTCTGAACGGGTTCTGCTCTGCTGACCATGTAATTGCTTCCTTCTTTGTTGGGTTGCTGGGGAGAAGTTTGCTCTTCATCACTAGTGGACAGGCTAGCACAAGCACAATGCAACTTCATATTGCACCGCATATATGTTGTATATGATATACTTCCCTTTGTATGTAACATCCAGAGctaagtattaactcttcctcTGTCTTAGGACCAATAAAACTGACAGCTGGCTTTCTAGGGTGCATAACAGCTTCTGTGCAGACGCTTAACcataattatttaattagaaGCTGCCAACTGTGCCTATATAAGCATTAATTCATCAAGCTGTTGTGCTTGGGTTAATGGGCCGAAACTATGGGAGGTGCTCTAAAAGCAGGAAGTTGACTATGCAAAGATGCTCTTCATCCAGCCttagccctgcccagccctgcctggtgCTGCTTAGCCCTGCCTAGCACTGCCAAGCACGTAGCTCCATTGTGCACTGTGTGAGCAGAGCATTGGAACCACCACCTGAGAGATTGGAAGGGGCAGCATGTGTCCCCAGGAGCACCTccacatccttaaaaaaaatcagtcagccaaccagcaaacaaacaacaacaacaacaaaaagatgctCTTTCAGAAAAACTCAACTTGTTCctagattgaaaaaaattatattgtgtATACAAACTCCTTAGATCCAAAGAATTAACTCCAAGTGATCAGACACTTCAAATTACCCAGGGATAATACAAAGTCACTTTTCTTGGTTCCATACCACAGTAAACAATGAACAGTGAGAAATGAATACATTACATATGGTAGCTCACAGTCATGAGGAGAGACCCCTTTCTTTCCGTTTGCCCTATTTTCTTCCAAGTTTCCCAAGGGGAAACTGAAAGACCAAAATCTCCCTGTCAGTTTTTAACAGGATAGATTCTTGCCTTATTTAATCTTAATGTAGACCTAGAATTGATGGTCAACATCAGGTAGACTGAGTGTTTAGTTAATGGAGAGCTGTGAACAATTAAAGTCAACAGGTGTTTGAATGTGTGTAAGAGGGTGATAAGAAATGTCTGTCTACATTGCTTACACACCAAAATATGATATGTGAGATGCTATGGATTATGATTCACTTATCAGCAACTAGGAAAGTATGATTGAtataagaacagaaaagaaatatctaGCTAGGACTGCCTCATAAAGCATTTTAGATATGCCCTTGGTTTTAAAACAATGATATCTtaccttctctcccaccccactAGGTAAATAAttacctctcttttctcttcaagCATTACATAGAAGGCAAGAACATAAATAGAGATCACCTGTAAATGTAAAGGGGGCTCAGTAATTTGGAAAAGAGAAGTCCTGATTTTGAACCAGATATTCAGTAGCACTTCACACCATTTAGAAACAAAATCACAagtgcagaaaaataaatgaacctctTCATTAGAGCCATCTTCCAATGCCCAAGAGTGAGAAGATTGTTCTCCGTGGGAGTGAACAATACacgatttttaaaatcttacttatGAGTGAGTTCCTTCAGACAAATGCCTGAAACAATCAAATTCAAAGAAATTTGCTTCTAATGAAACTGTGATAACATGACAACTAGGAAGTTTAATTCATAGGATGCATACCCCAAAAACATGCACTCTGAGTTCTGTGAATTATAGTAGAGACACCCACCATCACCTTTTCAACTAATTGCTGCTTGTCAGTGTGTTTTAATCtatcttctcttcatttccttaaaTTTAAAGGGTCATTTCCACAAAACTCTCTAAATTCTTGTATGTACTGTTAATCTTAAAATTGAAGCTgacagttattttaccagcaaaaatgagtttatttaggaaaaatagagaattgcaattcaggacaAGCAAGCTGTAGCAAAACCATCGGGAATCCCAAAGGAGAAAAATCCTCTTTTATAGAGGAAAGgagtcggggggcggggggcatttGAGAAAGACTATTTATGATAAACGAAAAATTTACTGGAATAATCTAGGAGTTCTCAGTatagtggcttttcattggctgagttgtgagTCTCTTATTGGCTGGGGCTGTTGCTGGGGAGAATTGAAAACCTTTCTTCTTCCTGCAAAGGTAGTAAAACAGTATGGCTTACAAGGTCCATCTATTCCTCTTGGGTCTGCAATGGATGACAGGTGTTAGGGTGTGAGAGCTTCCCATTCTGGGATCTGGATTCCACTTTAGATgacctttcctttttaaaaatttcactgtaCACAGTACTTCAGGGATGTTGACTGACATAGGGTATTGGAGAAAACTCCATCATAAAGTGATTTCTCAGAATTCAATGGCATGACCTTGTATTGGGAAGAACTATGTGGTTGTGGCCACCATGAATAATTTACCCAACATTAACTTTAGAAGCTTCAGTAAGAGGGTGTGTTCCTAACAGGTAGAAATGCATCTATCCTGAAATAATTCTAGCTCTTTTTCTAATGGTTACTCAAAAGGTACCAATGATAACTTCTGTCTTTATTGCCCATAGAGATATGGTGTTGGCAtgttaaaaatgaagcaacagagcaAATGTAGTCAAAATTGTGAAGTATTGGTCTTTACTACCACCTACCTCTCCTCTTTCTatgttgtttttctgtcttcttctccttAGATACTCTCCTTTAGTCCTGTTTTAGTCATTCCTGCTTTCAAGTTCTTTCTCTCCATTGTCAGTAAAAATTCTCTTCTGTCATATATTTAGAATACTTTCATGGCATGGTGTCACTTTCCTCAGGGGTTTTGGTACGCAAGAAACCCTTTAATGGTTGTAGATCAGGTGACTTTGCATCCTGAAGAGAGTTCTCTTAAGACATGAGGCTTCctaatttataacttaaaaatacagcACAATTTAAATATAAGGCTTTATCATGAAGTTGAATTGGACCCATGCATGGGCAGATATGGAATGGTAATAGTGATGACAAAGGGTAGGTGTATGGAGGTAATTTTTTCAATCTCTTTAAGATGCTGTGCTCTGAGCACTGGGTTCACTTTAACAGTGATATATGCATgctagtaaaatattttattacactaTTTTCACTTTCATGCCAAAAAAGATATGTCACTTGAACCCAACCCCTTGGGTAATTCAGGTACCTTTCCTAGTTCTGTAGCATCACTGAATGAATTTGGCAGCCAGAGAAATGTTAGCGTGTGGACATAATGAGGAGGTCTATGAGACTGCCCTTAAGTGCCTCAAGATGTTCAAAAATCTGTATACAACTGGAAAGAGATGACCAAACATGTTCCTGGCAGCCTAATGAGGTTAAGGTCTTATCAAAGACATTAGAAGCAGAAATAGCTGAGAGTGTGCCATTTGGAGCACCTCCAACATGAACAATGAAGAGAGTGTGGCTCCAATGTGCAGAAGAAAGTTTTTCAGAAAAGGACACATGGACCCTCAGTTTCTGCGTCATTACTGATTattgctcttttcctttctttgctatGAGTTTCCTCAAATACTGTATTTCTTGGCaggtcagttaaaaaaaaattcatacagaaattttcaaatatatccaAATGTAGACACCCAGTTCCAACAATTACAATTAACATTACTGGAGCAATCTTGTATTACAGATATTCATACCTACTTTTCCTTCTGTCTGCACTgtgttattttgaagcaaatttcaGACATCAATCATTTCATTCATCCAGAGATACAATTCTgtatgtttctaaaataaaacacaattataTTATCACAGATAAAATTAGTAGTTCTTTAATTACTAATATTACAAGTATTATTTATTGTTACAagtgttatttattattacaagTAATATTTAATTGATGTTAAaacttctttgattttgtttcaaTATTTGTAAAAGTTGGCTTCTTGAATCAAGATTCAAATAAGGTCTATCTATTTTATTTGctacttcttttttcattcaaaattttttttaaaactgtatttaacCCATATGCAATAAAGtagcaaaatgtatattttaaatctctctctctctctctcgatctcaaGAGATATCaggagatcgagagagagagaaagtgagagagtgagagagaatcttaagcaggcttcaggcctaATGAccttgatctcatgacctaacattatgacctgagtgaaaattgagtcagaatcttaactgctgagcgacccaggcatcccttaaatctcttttaatctctctttccttctttccttccttcctttttctttcttccctccattcatttttcccccaatttATCTGTTTGAAGAAACCAAATTGTTTGCCATGTTCAATACCCAGCATTCCAGTTTTACTGATCCATCTATATGATTTTGTGatttcacaaaacatttttttccctggaCTAAACATTTTCTGTGAATTCACTAGATCTGGACTCTAGATTCTAGATTCTAGAGACTATATCAGATTCAAGTTCAGTATTTCCATCAAGAAATCTTCATAAATGATggaaaagccatttttaaattattgaagtataattaacatacaatattatattagtttcaagtttaTAATGTAATGATTTAACAGTTTaatatgttactcagtgctcataatAATAACTATACTCTtaatactcttaatcccctttatttcacCCATGGcaagttcatttttaatttataatttgctttagaaggcaataaaaaaaaccccttatttttcttcctagtcATTTAAGAACTATATAATATTCCAGTTGTTCTTACCATTAAAATGGGCTGAGATCATGGGTGCAATGAGCCTGCTGAGATGTACAGTGGGTCTTGTAGACTGGGAAGAGGAGTCATTTTGGGTGAGAAAGTTCCCCTCCTGgttattcagattttatattgTTGGATTCTTTCACCTGTGTTGAACTCATCATTTGTATTCCCCCAAACCTCTTCTCTTCTTGTGTTCCTTATTCATAGTAATGGCATCGTTAGCCACTCATTTTCCCAGGGAAGAGGTACCCCtgactcttccttcttccccgCCTATGGCAAGTCCTACTGATTCTTCTTCATTTCACTcaagtttatccatttctttctatCACCACTGATCCTACTCTCATCCAGACCGCTAGCACTGCTTTTGTTGCTTCGTAACCCTGGGAGCTGCCCGAGTGAAATGAAACActaccagtgtggagcctgacatggggctcagtctcacaaatcatgagctcatgacctgagttgaaatcaagaatcatatgcttaatggactgagccaccccggctccCCAAAATGAATAGATTTCTCACCCATCtgccaaatcttaaaagtttataaagaggCTTTAATGGGATTCAGTGACATAAAccatccagatggtctcaacacCACATCATATCTCAAGCCTGTGTCCTTGGAGCACCTTCTGGGAGCACGGAAGACCAGCAGAAAGCACAttccagggacaggggaggggtgaAGGAGCTTCTGATTTGCCTGGGTCCAGCTCGGGTCAACCAGTGGCTATGTCCCCTCAATCACCTCTCCCAACACTTTTCTAGACTACTACAAAGAAACTTAGGTTGTCCTCCCTACCCCAAATTCAGTGCAGTCCCCTTTGGATCTATTCTCCCTGCTGCGAAAATGGTGAGATTTCTGAAATGTGAGTTTGACCGTGTCACTCCTGCTTAAAGTTCTTCATTGCCTTACAACTGCTCTTATAGATAAATGCAAACTCCTTACCAGGAACCACATCTCTTTATGAAACAATCACAGTTTCCTTCCCAGAATCTTCTCTTGCCATCCTGTCCTTTGCATTTTTCAGCCTCATCTACACCTGATTTCTTAAAGTTCCTGAATGCTGTCATATACATGCTCTCTTGGTTCTGTATTTGATGTTCTTTATGCCTGGAACTCTGCTTCCACCTGCTTTGATGAACGAAATCTTCAGGTCCCCATATAGAGATTTCCTTTTCTGGGAAGCCTTTCCCAGCCCATCGTATCTAAATTGGGGACCCCTTTTCTTTGACCCAAGGATCTCATTCTCCTTTACTGTGGTAC
This region of Suricata suricatta isolate VVHF042 chromosome 6, meerkat_22Aug2017_6uvM2_HiC, whole genome shotgun sequence genomic DNA includes:
- the KCTD16 gene encoding BTB/POZ domain-containing protein KCTD16; this translates as MALSGNCSRYYPREQGASVPNSFPEVVELNVGGQVYFTRHSTLVSIPHSFLWKMFSPKRDTANDLAKDSKGRFFIDRDGFLFRYILDYLRDRQVVLPDHFPERGRLKREAEYFQLPDLVKLLTPDEIKQSPDEFCHSDFEDASQGSDPRICPPSSVLPADRKWGFITVGYRGSCTMGREGQADAKFRRVPRILVCGRISLAKEVFGETLNESRDPDRAPERYTSRFYLKFKHLERAFDMLSECGFHMVACNSSVTASFVNQYTDDKIWSSYTEYVFYREPSRWSSSHCHCCCKSAAGDKEGESGTSCNDLSTSSCDSQSEASSPQETVICGPVTRQTNIQTLDRPIKKGPVQLIQQSEMRRKSDLLRTLTSGSRESNMSSKKKAVKEKLSIEEELEKCIQDFLKIKIPDRFPERKHPWQSELLRKYHL